From the Chloroflexota bacterium genome, the window TTCCGCATAGCGCAGGGGAAGGTCACGGTAGCTGCGCAGCCTGGTCTTGTAAATGGCGATGTGCCCCAGGCAGTTCATCGGCTTGAGGATGTACTCCTGCCCCTCGACGTCCATCGGGCTGTACAGGTAATCTTTATAGAATTCAAGATGTCCGCTGGTCCGCCACAGGTCGATGCGGGCGATGTGCGGTGTATAGACGAGGTCATAGCCACGTTTGGCATGTTCATCCTTCCAGAAGTCTTCAATGACACGGCGGATGACGGCTCCCTTGGGGTGCCAGAGGACAAGGCCGGGGCCATATTCATCCTGAATGCTGAACATATCGAGCTCTTTGCCCAGCTTGCGATGGTCTCTCTTGGCGGCTTCTTCCAGTCGTTTCAGATGTTCCTCTAATGCCTCCTCGGTGTCAAAGGCAACGCCGTATATCCGCTGTAGCATCGGGCGGTGCTCATCGCCTCGCCAGTATGCCCCGGCGACGTTGAGCAGTCTGAAAGCCTTGATTTCTCCGCTTGATTTCACGTGAGGGCCGCGACACATATCCAGGAACGAGCCCTGCTGGTAGAGGCTCACCTTCTCATCGGGCAGCTCTTCAATCAGTTCCAATTTGTAGGGCTGTGAGGCGAGAATCTGCTTTGCCTCTTCTCTATTTACTTCCTTCCGGATAAATGGTGTGTCGGAAGCGATGATTTTTTTCATCTTGTTCTCGATAACCGGCAGGTCATCCGGACCGAGGGGGCGCGGTAAATCAAAGTCGTAATAAAAACCGTCCTCAATGGCCGGACCGATGCCGAACTTGGCATCAGGGAACATGGACTGGACCGCTTCCGCCATAACGTGGGAAGCGGAGTGCCGCATGGTCTCCAGATTCTGTTCTCTTTCCTGGTCTGCCGTCGAAACCACTTTTAGAACCTGTCCTTTATAATGAAAACCTCTCACCCATCTTTGGGACGAGAGGCTTGGCCCATCCCTAGCTGTCCATCAGCCCTATTATACCAGCGACTTTCTACGAGTGCAAACGCTCTTGATAAATAAGTGCCAATTTGCCTCCCGATGTGGCAAACCGCTATAATGCCGAGTATCCACATGATAAAACGAGTATTCCCCATTCTAGCCCTGGCCTTATTTTCTTCCATGCTGGGCGCCGGCATTGTCGTCCCGCTTCTACCGCTTTATGCCGAAAGCATGGGGGCAACCGGCCTCTGGCTGGGGTTTATCTTCGCCGCCTTTTCTATCTCCCGCACCCTGTTCACACCGGTCTTTGCTCGGCTCTCCGACCGCAAAGGTCGGAAGCTGTTTCTCTGCATTGGCCTTTTCACCTACGCTCTGATTTCCTTCATATTTGTCCTGGCCACCGATATCTACCAGCTGGTCTTGATACGCCTGGTGCACGGCGTGGCTGGTGCCATGATTATACCCATTGCGCAGGCATATATTGGTGACCTTTCTCCCGAAGGCGAGGAAGGGAAATGGATGGGGTACTCAAATGCCGCTTTTTTCAGCGGTTTCGGTTTCGGGCCGCTCATGGGTGGGGTACTCGCCACCCAGTGGGGGATGGACCTCGCCTTCATTGCCATGGGTGTGCTTAACTTGCTCGCCTTTTTCATCGCGGCCATTCTGCTGCCCCGCAGCGATTTAAGAAAGCTGGCAGCAGCTCCAACACTGTCTTTCCTGGATATGCGCCATAGCAGCACCATGGTCGGTCTTTTCAGCTTCCGCCTGGCAATCGCGCTGGGCAGGTCTTCTTTTTTCACCTTTTTACCGCTGTTTGCCGCCATGAGCCTCGGCCTGCCGGCGAACCTTATCGGTATCCTGATAGCGGTTCACGTCCTCCTGATGTCAGCACTCGGAGTTCTGGGAGGGAGAGTAGCCGACATCTTTAATCGGCGGGCACTGGTGGTTATCGGGTCTATCGTGACTTTCGCCTATCTGTTTTTGGTGCCAATGTCATCCAGCTTCTCGACGCTGCTGGTACTGTGTACTCTGGGCAGTATCGGCAGTGCCGTCGCCACGCCGGCGGCCATGGCGATGACGGTGGAGGAGGGGAGAAAATACGGCATGGGCTCAGCCATTGCTGCCATCACGATGGCGATGAGCATAGGCATGGCGGTGGGGCCAATTCTGAGCGGCGCTATTGTTGACCTTATAAATATCAACGCCGCGTTCTATTTCAACGCCGGTCTGGCCCTGGTGGGCGCCGGTTTATTCGTGTGGTTTACACGGTCAAGGTAGAGAGGAATCACCGTGCCGTTGACCGGAATCGGCGGTTGACATAACTGACCAGGAAAAGGAGCACACCGCTTATCAGCAACGCTCCCAAATCCAGATACTTGACGGCGAATAGTTTGCTGATGAGGCCCACTGTACCACCACCGATAAGCGCCGCCAGTGCTCCGGCAGGAGTAACCTTCAGACGGTTCCTGAAAAAACCAGCGAGCACGGGTAAAATCACACCCGACGTATATATCGTGTAGGCAAAGAGAAGGGCGCTGATAACCCCCTTGAGCATTAATGCCACGACTAGTGCACATATACCCAGCAATACTATTGCCAACCTGGAACGCGGCAGAATGTTTTTCTGACTCGTTGCCGGTCGGAATCGCCCGATTATGTCTATGCTCAATATGGTGCTGGCGCTTAATAAGGTGGTATCCGCCGAGGACATCACGGCGCAGAGTAAGGCAGCCAGGACTATACCGCTCAGGAGCGGCGAAAACAATTCGCTGATTACCGTGGGAAATGCCTGCTCGGGCGCAATATCTGGGAACAGCGCAGCGGCGCCCATGCCGATGACGGTAATGGCGAAGGCCAGGGGGATGATAAGAGCCGCGGTCCACAGTGTGGCCGTCTTTGCTACCCCGTCATCCCGGGCACAGAAGATGCGGGAATACATGTCTGGCCCGACCACATAGGTCAGGCCAACGAGCAGCAGGAGGGTTATCAGAGCAGCACCGTCAAACTGCGTGCTCAACGGAAAGGCAAACCGCTCGGCGGGCAGTGAGCTTTGCAGTCCTTCCCATCCTCCCAGCCTGGTCAGGAGCAGGGCCAGGCCAACAAAGATGCCGACGAAAATAATCACAGCCTGTAATAAATCGGTGCGGATGACGGCATGTTGCCCGCCCAGTACCGTATAGGCGACGAAGATAACGGTGAAAATTACCATCCACATAGCCGGGCTGCCGGTAACCAGGATGCCCATTATTTTCCCGGCGGCGATAATCTGGGCGGCAATAATCCCTATCCAGGCAACGACAATGAGAATGGAGGCAGCCAGCGCCATCCGTCGGTCATATTGCTTTTCCACCAGTTCGGGAAGGGTATAAAGCGCCAGCTTCCTGACTTTCCGGGCAAAAAAGAGCCCCAGGAACACCAGGCCGATACTGCCCACCAGCAACCACCATGCCCCGGTCAATCCCTGTTTAAAACCCAGCCCCGCCATGCCGATGGTGGCTGAGCCACCGATGATGGTAGCCAGCAGCGAGCCAACGATGAACGGGGAAGAATTTTTTCTGCCGGCAACAAAAAAATCATCGACCTCTCTGGCCTTCCGACGGCTCGCCACACCAATGGCGAGCATCACCAGGAAATAAAGGGAGATGATTACCAGGCCGGTCATAAGTGGCTTGCGCCTTTCGTTCTCATAAGGACTTATCGCTCGCTATAATGTAAAACTGGCTTGCTGGAGTAAAAAGGGTTGGTAATAAGAAGGAAGAGACCTCAACCGCTTTAAAATATCGTTATTTCCTCGGCTTTTCCAGGCCGAGGAGCGCAATTTCAATGGATTGCCCGCATTTGGAGCAGGTAATATTGAGCGTTATCGGCTGCTGCATTACCCGTTCGGCAACGGCAGTAACCATGGAGTCGATGTTGTCCAGGCGCTGGTCCAGCATATCCAGGCGCTTGTTCATGCGCTCGATATCTGCTTTGGTATCTTCAGCCACCGAAGCGGATTTCCTGTCCTGCGCCAAATCAAGGCCTCCCAATGCGTTTGATTAACTAATTATACGTACCAGAGGATAATATGTCAAAACCGCATTCCCCCATATTGATTTATAAAGGCGATGGATGTATAATTTCAAAACCAAAAGGTGTGAACGTCGAACGTTAGGTAAGGAGGGAGTCAGATGCCTGAGGAGGAAGTCGGACAGGTAAGCGATTTCTTTGCTCATCCGGTGGTCGCCGGCATTGAGCTCACCGGCACGCTAAAGGTGGGTGACCAGATACACATCAAGGGGCACACTACCGACCTCGAAATGACAGTGAACTCAATGCAGATCAACAATGTAGACGTCACTGAAGCCAAACGTGGCGATTCCGTCGGAGTGAAGGTGACAGAACGGGTACGAGGCGGTGACCAGGTCTATAAAGTCACCACCTGATTGATTTCGCTGGTTACTGACCGATACCGGCGAATCAACATTGGCATGCCTGCTGGTGAAACTAGCCCATGGATTTAAGCAGGTTCGCCGTCTCAATGGCGCTGACTGCAGCGTCAAATCCTTTGTTGCCCGCTTTTGAACCGGCGCGTTCTATGGCTTGCTCGAGCGTCTCCGTGGTGAGGATGCTGTTGATGACCGGCACCCCGGTCTCAAGGCTGACGCGGGCTATACCCTTGGTGGCTTCCGAAGCAATGTATTCCCAGTGAGGTGTACCGCCGCGGATGACCGCTGCCAGACAGATAACGGCGTCGTACTTTTTGGACTGGGCCATTTTCTGGGCAATGAGCGGGATTTCAAATGAACCCGGCGTCCAGGCGACTTCGATGTCGGCCTCGTTGACGCCGTGGCGGAGCAAAGCGTCCTGCGCTCCGTCCAGCAGTCTTCGGGTAAAGAACTCGTTGAAGCGGGAAACAATGAGGCCGAACTTGAGCCCTTTGCCCAGCAGTGAGCCTTCATAACTTTTACCCATAGTTTTCTCCTTTACAGGGATTAATCACGGCTTTCGGGATTTGTCTTGGTCAGTTTCAGAGTATGTCCCAGCTTTCTCTCTTTCGTTTCCAGATAGTGCGTGTTAAACGGGTTCGGTACGGTGATAATCGGCACGGTCTCCAGCACCTTGAGCCCGTAGCTCTCCAGCCCGATTACTTTCTTGGGGTTGTTGGTGAGCAGGCGGATATTGTGCAGTCCCAGCTCGGCCAGAATCTGAGCACCAACACCGTAATCCCGCAGGTCCGGGGCAAAACCGAGCGATAGATTGGCCTCTACGGTATCCATTCCCTTGTCCTGAAGGGCGTAGGCGCGGATTTTGTTGTGGATGCCGATGCCCCGTCCTTCCTGCCTCATATAGAGAAGGACACCGCGGCCTTCCTCGGCGA encodes:
- a CDS encoding sodium:solute symporter family protein, yielding MTGLVIISLYFLVMLAIGVASRRKAREVDDFFVAGRKNSSPFIVGSLLATIIGGSATIGMAGLGFKQGLTGAWWLLVGSIGLVFLGLFFARKVRKLALYTLPELVEKQYDRRMALAASILIVVAWIGIIAAQIIAAGKIMGILVTGSPAMWMVIFTVIFVAYTVLGGQHAVIRTDLLQAVIIFVGIFVGLALLLTRLGGWEGLQSSLPAERFAFPLSTQFDGAALITLLLLVGLTYVVGPDMYSRIFCARDDGVAKTATLWTAALIIPLAFAITVIGMGAAALFPDIAPEQAFPTVISELFSPLLSGIVLAALLCAVMSSADTTLLSASTILSIDIIGRFRPATSQKNILPRSRLAIVLLGICALVVALMLKGVISALLFAYTIYTSGVILPVLAGFFRNRLKVTPAGALAALIGGGTVGLISKLFAVKYLDLGALLISGVLLFLVSYVNRRFRSTAR
- a CDS encoding translation elongation factor-like protein → MPEEEVGQVSDFFAHPVVAGIELTGTLKVGDQIHIKGHTTDLEMTVNSMQINNVDVTEAKRGDSVGVKVTERVRGGDQVYKVTT
- the ribH gene encoding 6,7-dimethyl-8-ribityllumazine synthase codes for the protein MGKSYEGSLLGKGLKFGLIVSRFNEFFTRRLLDGAQDALLRHGVNEADIEVAWTPGSFEIPLIAQKMAQSKKYDAVICLAAVIRGGTPHWEYIASEATKGIARVSLETGVPVINSILTTETLEQAIERAGSKAGNKGFDAAVSAIETANLLKSMG
- a CDS encoding MFS transporter, translated to MIKRVFPILALALFSSMLGAGIVVPLLPLYAESMGATGLWLGFIFAAFSISRTLFTPVFARLSDRKGRKLFLCIGLFTYALISFIFVLATDIYQLVLIRLVHGVAGAMIIPIAQAYIGDLSPEGEEGKWMGYSNAAFFSGFGFGPLMGGVLATQWGMDLAFIAMGVLNLLAFFIAAILLPRSDLRKLAAAPTLSFLDMRHSSTMVGLFSFRLAIALGRSSFFTFLPLFAAMSLGLPANLIGILIAVHVLLMSALGVLGGRVADIFNRRALVVIGSIVTFAYLFLVPMSSSFSTLLVLCTLGSIGSAVATPAAMAMTVEEGRKYGMGSAIAAITMAMSIGMAVGPILSGAIVDLININAAFYFNAGLALVGAGLFVWFTRSR